Proteins from a single region of Chlamydia buteonis:
- a CDS encoding lipid II flippase MurJ, producing MNKKDGQGSVASSLFNLLSGTFFSRVTGMLREIVMAAYFGADPLVAAFWLAFRTIFFLRKILGGPILGLAFIPHFEFLRAQDTSRAAFFFKSFSRFFCYNACAFTLIIEIGLGIWLYHVQGNLADALLLTMILLPSGIFLMMYTVNSALLHCEKRFLSVGLAPAVVNVLWILTVFLARHSDPRQRIIGLSVVLVVGFVLEWSVTLPGVNKFLGTATTPPKERDSIKALIAPLSLGLLSMGVFQINLLTDMCLARYINEVGPLYLMYSIRIQQLPVHLFGLGVFTVLLPSISRCVQEDNNEEGYELMKFALNLTVSVMVIMTLGLLLLALPGVRVLYEHGLFPTSAVHAIVQVLRGYSGSIIPMALIPLISVLFYARRHYTIPLVIGIFAAIANMVLNVIFGCWLIKHVSGLAYATSLISWVQLYFLWQCASKKHPAYSGLMWITFKRSIKVVGVTSLAFIVTLGTNILTHTTYVVFLEPYTPLAWSLSSFVAQSAAFFSESVIFLAFLFSFAKLLRVEDLVNLTSFQYWKGHRSSLHSSSVVQDSQN from the coding sequence ATGAATAAAAAAGACGGCCAGGGATCAGTAGCCAGCTCACTTTTTAATTTATTGTCAGGAACCTTTTTTAGTCGTGTAACAGGAATGTTACGCGAAATTGTTATGGCAGCGTATTTTGGAGCAGATCCTTTAGTGGCAGCTTTCTGGTTGGCCTTCAGAACGATTTTCTTTTTAAGAAAAATCCTCGGAGGACCCATTTTAGGACTAGCTTTTATTCCCCACTTTGAATTTCTAAGGGCACAAGATACAAGCCGTGCCGCATTTTTCTTTAAGAGCTTCTCACGATTTTTCTGTTATAATGCTTGTGCTTTCACATTAATTATAGAAATAGGCTTAGGGATATGGTTATATCATGTCCAAGGGAATCTTGCTGACGCCCTACTGTTAACTATGATTCTTCTGCCATCAGGGATCTTTTTGATGATGTATACGGTAAATTCTGCCTTACTTCATTGTGAGAAAAGGTTTCTCAGTGTTGGTTTAGCTCCTGCTGTTGTTAATGTGCTGTGGATCCTTACTGTATTTCTCGCAAGACATAGTGATCCAAGACAACGGATTATAGGACTATCTGTTGTCCTTGTTGTCGGGTTTGTTTTAGAGTGGTCTGTCACCCTACCTGGCGTGAATAAGTTTCTAGGGACAGCAACAACCCCGCCCAAGGAACGTGATAGTATAAAAGCTTTGATCGCACCATTGTCTTTGGGATTGCTTTCCATGGGTGTGTTTCAGATCAATCTTTTAACCGATATGTGTCTAGCACGCTATATAAATGAAGTCGGTCCGTTATACTTAATGTACTCAATACGCATCCAGCAATTGCCCGTACATTTGTTTGGTCTTGGAGTCTTTACTGTTCTCTTGCCTTCTATTTCTCGTTGTGTTCAAGAAGATAATAATGAAGAAGGCTACGAACTCATGAAGTTCGCTTTGAATCTGACTGTATCTGTGATGGTCATCATGACTTTAGGTTTGTTGCTTCTTGCTCTTCCTGGCGTGCGTGTGTTGTATGAACACGGTTTGTTCCCAACAAGTGCTGTGCACGCTATTGTGCAAGTGTTACGTGGCTATAGCGGTAGTATCATCCCTATGGCTCTAATACCGTTGATCTCTGTACTCTTTTATGCACGTCGTCATTACACCATACCCTTGGTCATAGGTATCTTTGCTGCTATAGCAAACATGGTGCTCAATGTAATTTTCGGTTGTTGGTTGATAAAACATGTTTCAGGTCTAGCCTACGCCACATCTCTTATTTCATGGGTTCAGTTATATTTCCTTTGGCAATGTGCATCAAAAAAACATCCCGCGTATTCGGGTTTAATGTGGATTACTTTTAAGCGTTCTATAAAGGTTGTTGGTGTCACTAGTTTAGCCTTCATAGTTACCCTAGGGACTAATATTCTTACGCATACTACTTATGTGGTTTTCCTTGAGCCCTACACACCACTAGCCTGGTCGTTGTCATCTTTTGTAGCGCAAAGTGCTGCTTTTTTCTCTGAAAGTGTCATTTTCTTGGCTTTTTTGTTTAGTTTTGCAAAACTGCTTCGGGTAGAAGATCTTGTAAACTTAACATCTTTTCAATATTGGAAAGGACACCGAAGCTCTTTGCATAGCTCTTCCGTTGTGCAAGATAGTCAAAATTAG